A region from the Bradyrhizobium sp. CCBAU 53340 genome encodes:
- a CDS encoding branched-chain amino acid ABC transporter permease has translation MGLSDALVWALAIFAYFFLGAYHQLGTQVIIMIILALSLDLAIGYSGIESLGHAVFFGIGAYAAALFALNVLSEPLTGLVVGGLAAGAFGFVTGLLVLRVRGLTQVILTIAIGAVVLQVATTWKSVTGGDDGLAGYQVAPILGRYSFDLYGHTAYLYSLCVLAFVFALARILVNSPFGYVLRGIRDNDQRMRMLGVPVAARLLLIYSISAAIAGVAGAISAQVTGLVATDSLSFLLSGNVLIMLLIGGMGRLTGAFIGGIIFVIFSDRAAAIDPFNWLFMLGGLLILAVRFTPQGVGPWIDRMGGYLLDRRRKP, from the coding sequence TTGGGACTTAGCGATGCGCTGGTGTGGGCGCTTGCAATTTTCGCTTATTTCTTCTTGGGCGCCTATCACCAGCTCGGCACCCAAGTCATCATCATGATCATCTTGGCTCTGTCGCTCGATCTCGCCATCGGTTACTCTGGAATCGAAAGTTTAGGTCATGCCGTCTTTTTTGGTATCGGAGCCTACGCCGCCGCCCTTTTTGCGCTCAATGTTTTATCTGAACCCTTGACCGGCCTTGTGGTAGGAGGGCTAGCTGCCGGCGCGTTCGGCTTCGTCACGGGTTTGCTGGTTCTTCGTGTTCGCGGCTTGACTCAAGTCATCCTCACGATCGCCATTGGTGCCGTCGTCCTCCAAGTTGCGACAACCTGGAAATCAGTAACGGGCGGAGATGATGGCCTTGCGGGGTATCAGGTCGCACCCATCTTGGGACGTTACTCGTTCGACCTCTATGGCCATACTGCCTATCTCTATTCGCTTTGCGTGCTGGCCTTCGTGTTTGCCCTTGCCCGGATCTTGGTAAACTCGCCATTTGGATATGTTCTGCGTGGGATACGCGACAACGACCAACGCATGCGCATGCTAGGCGTACCGGTCGCCGCACGGTTGCTTCTCATCTATTCGATTTCGGCAGCAATAGCGGGTGTGGCCGGTGCAATTTCCGCACAAGTCACCGGGCTTGTCGCAACCGACTCACTCTCATTCCTGCTATCCGGAAACGTCCTCATCATGTTGCTAATCGGCGGGATGGGGCGCCTGACCGGCGCATTCATTGGGGGCATTATTTTCGTCATTTTTTCTGATCGGGCCGCGGCGATAGACCCCTTCAATTGGTTGTTTATGCTGGGTGGACTCCTCATTCTCGCCGTCAGGTTTACACCTCAAGGCGTTGGTCCCTGGATTGATCGTATGGGTGGCTATCTCCTCGATCGCAGGCGGAAACCATGA
- a CDS encoding HpcH/HpaI aldolase/citrate lyase family protein yields the protein MAENGHLLNGYCAIPDAFSAELYARQGFDVITLDLQHGLIGYDAAVAMLQAITAVDVLPLVRIPWLDPAIIMKALDAGALGVTCPMVNTAADAERLVQYCKYPPMGQRSLGPVRAATAYGEDYAAHANRELSVIAMIETAEAVANIESILDVPGLDGVYIGPGDLSLSLNRKPQLEEFDTEVDAAIDRVLKGCIKKGLIAGIFAPGPEQAWRMVTRGFRFVTLSTDARALAFQAKSWVEKFRLLSREPSRVTGASGLKG from the coding sequence ATGGCCGAAAATGGCCATTTACTGAACGGCTATTGCGCGATCCCCGATGCGTTTTCGGCAGAACTTTATGCTCGACAAGGCTTCGACGTAATCACGCTTGACCTGCAGCATGGTCTCATCGGGTACGATGCCGCCGTCGCGATGCTACAAGCCATTACGGCCGTGGACGTGCTCCCGTTGGTACGCATCCCCTGGCTCGACCCGGCAATCATCATGAAAGCGCTTGATGCAGGTGCTCTTGGTGTGACATGCCCTATGGTCAACACGGCAGCGGACGCTGAGCGCCTCGTCCAATATTGCAAATATCCACCGATGGGCCAGCGCAGCTTAGGCCCCGTCCGTGCGGCGACGGCCTATGGCGAGGACTATGCTGCGCATGCGAACCGGGAGCTCAGCGTCATCGCTATGATTGAAACCGCTGAAGCCGTCGCCAACATCGAGAGTATTCTTGATGTGCCAGGTCTGGATGGTGTCTATATCGGACCAGGCGATCTCTCGCTGTCCCTGAACAGGAAGCCGCAGCTGGAGGAGTTTGATACCGAGGTGGACGCTGCCATCGATCGCGTTTTGAAGGGGTGCATTAAGAAGGGTCTGATTGCAGGCATTTTCGCACCTGGTCCCGAACAAGCGTGGCGCATGGTCACGCGTGGCTTTCGATTCGTCACGCTTTCCACTGACGCTCGCGCATTGGCGTTCCAGGCCAAGTCTTGGGTTGAGAAGTTTCGACTGCTCAGTCGAGAGCCGTCCCGTGTTACCGGTGCATCGGGCCTGAAGGGGTAA
- the leuC gene encoding 3-isopropylmalate dehydratase large subunit, with amino-acid sequence MQPRSIFEKIWNSHVIREMGDGVFLLYVDRHIIQESASGQAFDGLRRASRSVRRPDLTFGVTDHIVSTRPGRTVDSNPEGRELITLMERNCSEHGIELFDLADARQGIEHVVAPELGLITPGMTVVCADSHTPTNGALGAYAWGFGTSDVEHVLATQTVLQRKPKALRVTFAGRLGKDVCAKDLILYLIGKEGTQAARGYAIEYCGPVIRAMSMEGRMTICNMSIEFGGRAGMIGPDDTTYEYIAGRDYAPKGAHWQAALDQWRTLNTDEQALFDKEIRVNCSEIAPQVTWGTTPGDVVGIDENIPDPVLIGDPVRRAMAEQALHYIGLKPNQPLEGIPINVAFIGSCTNSRLSDLQAAAAIVKGRKVAKGVRALVVPGSTSVKRAAEALGLNKVFLDAGFDWREAGCSMCLGINDDQVAPGERCMATSNRNFEHRQGPNSRTHLASPASVAAAAVTGVITDVRKLAHA; translated from the coding sequence ATCCAACCGCGGTCTATCTTTGAAAAGATCTGGAACAGTCATGTCATCCGGGAAATGGGTGACGGCGTCTTCTTGCTCTATGTCGATCGCCACATCATCCAGGAATCGGCGAGCGGACAAGCATTTGATGGGCTACGGCGCGCCTCGCGATCTGTGCGTCGACCTGATCTCACTTTCGGTGTCACGGATCACATCGTTTCGACACGTCCTGGGCGCACGGTCGATTCGAACCCCGAGGGGCGCGAGCTAATCACCTTGATGGAACGGAACTGCAGCGAACACGGAATTGAGCTGTTTGACTTGGCTGATGCCAGGCAGGGTATCGAACACGTCGTGGCGCCGGAGCTCGGGCTTATCACGCCAGGGATGACTGTTGTTTGCGCAGACAGCCATACACCAACAAATGGCGCGCTCGGTGCCTATGCGTGGGGTTTTGGCACAAGCGATGTCGAGCACGTTCTAGCAACCCAAACCGTACTTCAGCGCAAGCCAAAGGCGCTACGGGTGACGTTCGCCGGACGTCTGGGAAAGGATGTCTGTGCCAAGGACCTCATACTTTACTTGATCGGCAAAGAGGGAACACAGGCGGCGCGCGGATATGCCATCGAATATTGCGGACCCGTCATTCGTGCGATGTCCATGGAAGGCAGGATGACGATCTGCAACATGTCCATTGAATTTGGTGGACGTGCTGGCATGATCGGGCCGGACGATACCACGTATGAATATATCGCTGGCCGCGACTATGCTCCCAAAGGTGCGCATTGGCAGGCCGCATTAGATCAGTGGCGCACTCTTAACACAGACGAGCAAGCTCTCTTCGACAAGGAAATCAGGGTTAACTGTAGCGAGATTGCCCCCCAGGTGACGTGGGGGACAACACCTGGCGATGTCGTAGGTATCGACGAAAACATCCCAGATCCCGTGTTGATTGGCGATCCTGTCCGTCGCGCCATGGCGGAGCAGGCGCTGCACTATATCGGCCTCAAACCTAATCAGCCTCTTGAAGGCATTCCGATCAACGTCGCCTTCATTGGATCCTGCACCAACAGCCGCCTATCGGACCTTCAGGCGGCAGCGGCCATCGTCAAGGGGCGCAAGGTCGCCAAAGGCGTGCGGGCGCTGGTTGTGCCTGGATCGACGTCGGTCAAGCGCGCGGCTGAGGCCCTCGGTCTAAACAAAGTATTTCTCGATGCAGGCTTCGACTGGAGAGAGGCCGGGTGTTCAATGTGTCTGGGGATCAACGACGACCAAGTCGCGCCAGGTGAGCGCTGCATGGCGACCTCTAATCGCAACTTCGAGCATCGCCAAGGACCAAATAGCCGCACGCATCTTGCAAGTCCGGCATCGGTGGCGGCGGCCGCCGTGACGGGTGTCATCACCGACGTTCGCAAGCTCGCGCACGCATAG
- a CDS encoding AraC family transcriptional regulator — METAVVSADAFSAPPGDPDGSITEVALAFIKKSPEIRITLRDLERQTGASIFQLIRAFRRDLGVTPHAYLIKRRVARGADLLLQGEPAAQVAYEVGFVDQSHFTKHFKRVHGVTPKRYVAVATS; from the coding sequence ATGGAAACGGCAGTCGTATCGGCAGACGCATTCTCTGCTCCGCCCGGCGACCCTGACGGAAGCATTACAGAAGTTGCGCTCGCGTTTATTAAGAAGAGCCCTGAGATCAGGATTACGCTTCGCGATCTTGAGCGTCAGACGGGCGCAAGTATCTTTCAACTGATTAGGGCATTCCGAAGAGATTTGGGAGTAACGCCCCATGCCTATCTGATAAAACGGCGCGTCGCGCGCGGCGCTGATCTTCTTCTTCAGGGAGAGCCAGCGGCACAAGTAGCTTACGAGGTCGGTTTCGTTGACCAAAGTCACTTCACGAAGCACTTCAAGCGTGTCCACGGCGTGACGCCAAAGCGCTATGTTGCGGTAGCCACCAGCTAG
- a CDS encoding branched-chain amino acid ABC transporter permease, translating into MNSYWTTGISLLIDGLSFGMILFLISSGLTITLGVMRLLNIAHCGFAMIGGYTALSLVNHFGLGLLAALPIAVAITAILGAILERTVYRWIYETSALGQILMTIGLTFIMIASINAGYGSLTHTLPTPEFLAGAWHFEEISISAYRSFLSIVSLTIAGLIWYVIEQTDFGARLRASVDNPRMARCVGINVRRVFAQTFVAGCALAAIAGVLGTQMLPLQPYYATNYMVMVLIVVAVGGFGSLKGSLIAALGYSIFDTYFRYLFPAAGAFGIYILLALILSIRPFGLYGRA; encoded by the coding sequence GTGAATAGCTACTGGACGACGGGTATATCGCTTTTGATCGACGGCCTGTCCTTCGGGATGATCCTCTTTCTGATCTCCTCTGGCCTGACGATCACGCTCGGCGTGATGCGTCTTCTAAACATTGCACATTGTGGTTTCGCCATGATCGGCGGTTACACTGCACTCTCGCTCGTCAATCATTTTGGCCTGGGTTTGCTCGCCGCGCTTCCGATTGCTGTTGCAATCACGGCGATACTCGGGGCCATTCTTGAACGGACCGTATATCGATGGATCTATGAGACGAGTGCTCTCGGTCAAATCCTGATGACAATTGGCCTCACATTCATAATGATCGCCTCGATCAACGCCGGTTATGGCTCGCTGACGCATACATTACCAACGCCTGAATTCCTGGCGGGAGCATGGCATTTTGAAGAGATATCGATTTCTGCTTACCGTAGCTTTCTTTCAATCGTCAGCCTGACAATCGCAGGCCTGATTTGGTACGTCATCGAACAGACCGATTTTGGCGCCCGCTTGCGCGCCTCCGTCGATAATCCGCGCATGGCTCGCTGTGTCGGGATCAATGTGCGGCGGGTGTTCGCTCAGACCTTCGTTGCTGGGTGCGCGTTAGCGGCCATAGCCGGCGTACTTGGAACGCAGATGCTGCCGCTGCAGCCATACTATGCCACGAACTATATGGTCATGGTTTTGATCGTCGTTGCGGTTGGCGGCTTTGGCAGTCTCAAAGGATCGCTTATCGCCGCGCTCGGCTATAGCATCTTCGATACCTATTTTCGCTATCTCTTTCCGGCGGCCGGCGCTTTCGGCATCTACATTCTTCTGGCCCTCATTCTGTCCATTCGACCTTTTGGGCTTTATGGCCGTGCTTAA
- a CDS encoding type II toxin-antitoxin system HipA family toxin, translated as MDLTVETFIEGTWHEAAIVNLEAPEKGYTTPSRTSYEMGYFAKFGAIPFAEDRPLKGVHAYSINAPVDLVDRAASTWPAFLLDLIPQGHHAERIARFLNLPVEAPSTQVHLLMRAASSPVGNIRIKEAYDQEVERLQDISVAGITMEEILDRSDAFLEVADRFSLLASGSSGLQGDWPKVSLTRSRDGLWYPNSMVPDADALEFIIVKLLRSDEPVDQRILESESGYSVVAKEFGVNVERTSTYGNGVLVIPRFDRRVTSGGLIRYGQESLVSAIGVAEFAFQSRHETYLKTIQQVSSCPLEDTTEYLLRDVLNLAMGNPDNHGRNAALRKFPDGSIRLAPLFDFAPMKIATAGIVRSTRWGCMLDGGGQDTNPDWRLVCETVSSPKVPAHKLMSALAAKEDLLRALPEIARKCGVPVSVVTNAIIRNEDMANGVAKLRNVTD; from the coding sequence ATGGACCTGACTGTAGAAACTTTCATAGAAGGCACGTGGCACGAGGCGGCCATTGTCAACTTGGAAGCCCCCGAAAAGGGCTACACGACGCCTTCCAGAACTAGCTACGAAATGGGCTATTTTGCCAAGTTCGGCGCCATTCCATTTGCGGAAGACCGTCCCCTTAAAGGCGTACATGCTTACTCGATCAACGCCCCAGTCGATCTGGTGGATCGCGCAGCAAGCACCTGGCCAGCTTTTCTACTGGACCTAATTCCTCAAGGTCACCACGCCGAGAGGATCGCGCGATTTCTGAACCTTCCGGTCGAGGCGCCTTCTACCCAAGTCCATCTTCTCATGAGAGCTGCGAGTTCTCCCGTCGGCAATATTCGCATCAAAGAAGCATATGATCAGGAGGTCGAACGTCTTCAGGACATATCGGTCGCGGGAATCACTATGGAAGAAATTCTCGATCGGAGCGATGCGTTTCTCGAAGTTGCTGATCGCTTTTCCTTGCTTGCCTCGGGTTCGAGTGGGCTGCAAGGTGACTGGCCCAAGGTGTCACTGACTCGCTCCCGAGACGGACTTTGGTATCCGAATTCGATGGTCCCGGACGCGGACGCCCTCGAATTTATCATCGTAAAGCTTCTGCGTAGTGATGAGCCGGTGGATCAGCGGATCCTGGAGTCTGAATCGGGCTATTCGGTGGTCGCAAAAGAGTTTGGCGTCAACGTCGAACGCACGAGCACCTACGGCAATGGTGTGCTTGTCATTCCACGGTTTGACCGCAGGGTGACGTCGGGTGGTCTAATCCGCTACGGACAAGAGAGTCTGGTCTCTGCGATTGGCGTTGCGGAGTTTGCATTTCAGAGCAGGCACGAAACTTATCTGAAAACAATCCAACAGGTCTCGTCGTGTCCGCTGGAGGACACGACGGAGTATCTGCTGCGAGATGTCTTGAACCTGGCTATGGGCAATCCCGATAATCATGGTCGAAACGCCGCGCTTAGAAAATTCCCGGATGGAAGCATACGTCTCGCCCCCTTGTTCGATTTCGCACCAATGAAGATCGCGACAGCGGGCATCGTCCGTTCCACAAGGTGGGGGTGCATGCTCGATGGTGGAGGACAGGACACCAATCCTGATTGGAGGCTCGTCTGTGAGACAGTTTCTAGCCCCAAGGTGCCCGCCCACAAATTGATGTCCGCTTTGGCAGCTAAGGAAGATCTTCTCCGGGCCCTTCCAGAGATTGCAAGAAAGTGCGGCGTGCCGGTCTCCGTCGTGACGAATGCAATCATTCGCAACGAAGATATGGCGAACGGTGTTGCCAAACTGCGCAATGTGACAGATTAG
- a CDS encoding ABC transporter ATP-binding protein: protein MTDLLRLEAVTAGYGYGAAAIENVALSLPRGSSLAVLGRNGVGKTSLLATIMGLTQMASGKITFDGGEIGGIDTYERARLGLGYVPQEREIFPSLTVEENLSVARVDRGKWNIESVFELFPRLAERRQNFGNHLSGGEQQMLAVGRALVSNPALLILDEPFEGLAPVIVDQLVEALKRIRKESDMTFILVEHHVDLALSLTVQALILDRGQVVWNGKSNDLAGNKSVLSSLVGIS from the coding sequence ATGACTGATTTGCTGAGACTGGAAGCTGTCACCGCAGGATATGGCTATGGCGCCGCGGCTATTGAAAACGTGGCTCTTTCGCTCCCGAGAGGGTCGTCATTGGCCGTGTTGGGACGCAATGGTGTCGGCAAGACGTCCCTGCTTGCGACCATTATGGGCCTAACGCAAATGGCCTCCGGCAAGATCACATTTGACGGCGGCGAGATCGGAGGCATCGATACCTACGAGCGGGCTCGCCTGGGCCTCGGTTACGTGCCTCAGGAACGAGAGATCTTTCCTTCCCTGACGGTAGAGGAAAACCTTTCCGTTGCAAGGGTTGATCGGGGAAAGTGGAACATTGAATCCGTGTTTGAGCTATTCCCCCGGCTTGCTGAGCGACGGCAGAACTTCGGAAATCATTTGTCGGGTGGAGAGCAGCAGATGCTGGCTGTCGGCCGAGCGCTCGTCAGCAATCCCGCTTTGCTTATTCTCGACGAGCCGTTCGAAGGATTGGCTCCGGTCATTGTTGACCAGCTTGTGGAAGCGCTCAAACGCATCAGAAAAGAAAGCGATATGACGTTTATCCTCGTAGAACACCATGTTGATCTAGCGCTGTCACTAACGGTCCAGGCCCTAATTCTGGATCGAGGCCAAGTGGTTTGGAACGGCAAAAGCAACGATCTGGCGGGCAATAAGTCCGTTCTATCGAGCCTCGTTGGCATCAGCTAG
- a CDS encoding ABC transporter substrate-binding protein, translating to MKRFSLLAFAAVLASLSISTDAHSAEVKIGIIGSFSGPYAEWGVQFKRAVDLYVEKHGGKLGGHTVEVLYRDSGGPNPARAKQLAQELITREGVQFLGGMDFTPNAVAVADVVTQAKIPFVIFNANTADTTRKSPYFLRVGCTIWQLAYGITRYAIDQGKKKAVVFAVDYAPGHDAIAAYDANYGKLGGKIVDVVKVPLDTTDFSSYFQRLQDANADVLFTFVPNGPISVALFKGYFERGLAQRGLQYFGLGETEEAPLAALGQTGELAIGVYSSLFYGPHSPESTANKEFVNALEAKYGKGAIPNIGTVEAWDGIHLIAHMTEATDGKLDGEKALAAAKGYSWESPRGSIRSNGT from the coding sequence ATGAAGCGCTTCAGCTTGCTGGCCTTCGCGGCGGTTCTTGCCTCACTGTCCATTTCTACAGATGCGCATTCTGCCGAGGTCAAGATCGGCATCATCGGCTCTTTTAGCGGCCCCTATGCCGAGTGGGGCGTCCAATTCAAACGAGCCGTTGACCTCTATGTCGAGAAGCACGGAGGAAAGCTTGGAGGCCACACCGTTGAGGTCCTCTATCGTGATTCTGGCGGCCCAAATCCCGCTCGAGCGAAACAACTCGCTCAAGAGCTGATCACCCGAGAGGGGGTACAATTTCTCGGCGGTATGGACTTCACGCCTAACGCGGTAGCCGTTGCCGATGTTGTGACGCAAGCGAAAATTCCCTTCGTCATTTTCAACGCAAATACCGCAGATACCACACGTAAATCGCCATATTTTTTAAGAGTGGGCTGCACCATCTGGCAATTGGCGTATGGCATCACGCGCTATGCTATTGATCAGGGCAAGAAGAAAGCTGTTGTCTTTGCCGTCGACTACGCCCCCGGTCACGACGCAATTGCAGCTTATGATGCCAATTACGGCAAGCTCGGCGGCAAGATCGTCGATGTCGTAAAGGTGCCTTTGGATACAACTGACTTCTCCAGCTACTTCCAGCGGCTGCAGGACGCGAACGCTGACGTTCTATTTACGTTCGTCCCGAACGGGCCCATCTCCGTTGCACTGTTCAAAGGGTATTTCGAGCGCGGCTTGGCACAACGGGGCTTGCAGTACTTTGGCCTCGGTGAAACCGAGGAGGCACCCCTCGCGGCATTGGGACAAACCGGCGAACTGGCCATCGGTGTATATTCCTCTCTCTTTTATGGTCCTCATTCGCCAGAAAGCACCGCGAATAAGGAGTTCGTCAATGCGCTGGAAGCAAAATACGGGAAGGGCGCCATACCTAATATCGGGACCGTTGAGGCGTGGGACGGCATACACCTGATCGCCCATATGACCGAAGCAACCGACGGGAAACTTGATGGTGAAAAAGCCTTGGCGGCCGCCAAAGGGTACTCCTGGGAGAGCCCGCGCGGATCGATCCGGTCGAACGGGACCTGA
- a CDS encoding ABC transporter ATP-binding protein, producing MNDTVLEIVGLHKSFGALAVTRNINFRLEIGARHALIGPNGAGKTTLVNLITGALAPSSGSIRLEGRDITRYSPQRRVSLGLARTFQINSLFPSMTVVENIALAVVANMHIDAKLWGALNRRKQVLIELERLLDVFNLSGSACQLISNLAYGQRRLVELALALALKPKVLILDEPAAGLPKEDSGKLSELLRRLPADLAVIVIEHDMQIVFGFADRITVLAEGSVLTQGTPSEIRADAKVREVYLGQARND from the coding sequence ATGAATGATACGGTCCTCGAAATCGTCGGTCTGCACAAAAGCTTCGGTGCTCTCGCCGTCACGCGTAATATCAACTTCCGCCTTGAGATTGGTGCAAGACACGCTCTGATTGGTCCGAATGGCGCAGGAAAGACCACCCTTGTAAATCTCATCACGGGAGCGTTGGCTCCATCCTCTGGGTCGATCCGACTTGAAGGACGTGACATCACACGGTATTCGCCGCAACGCCGAGTCTCTCTGGGGCTCGCGCGAACGTTTCAAATAAACTCGCTATTCCCGTCCATGACGGTGGTCGAAAATATTGCCCTCGCGGTCGTTGCAAATATGCATATCGACGCAAAACTGTGGGGCGCGCTCAATAGGCGCAAGCAGGTTCTGATCGAACTCGAGCGGCTCCTAGACGTTTTTAACCTCAGTGGTTCGGCATGCCAATTGATTTCCAATCTCGCATATGGTCAACGGCGGCTCGTTGAGCTCGCGCTGGCGCTGGCTCTCAAGCCAAAGGTGCTCATTCTCGACGAACCTGCTGCTGGCTTGCCGAAAGAAGACAGCGGAAAACTTTCGGAATTGCTGCGGCGGTTGCCCGCCGACCTCGCAGTCATCGTCATCGAGCACGACATGCAGATCGTTTTTGGTTTCGCTGACCGTATCACGGTGTTGGCAGAGGGAAGCGTGCTGACGCAGGGAACCCCGTCCGAGATTCGAGCAGATGCTAAGGTACGAGAGGTTTACCTCGGACAGGCGCGCAATGACTGA
- a CDS encoding helix-turn-helix domain-containing protein, which translates to MARWRKPTKEEIRDRRAAIAAKARAGTLRLPEAVAEMRQALGLTQIEFARLFKLTPRQVADIERGAANPTAQTLDKIGRAFGFQIGFIPIAAGATTASREDEKSAGPH; encoded by the coding sequence ATGGCCAGATGGCGTAAACCTACGAAAGAGGAGATCCGAGATCGTCGCGCCGCAATTGCAGCCAAAGCGCGCGCGGGTACTCTCCGCTTGCCGGAGGCTGTCGCCGAGATGCGTCAAGCCCTCGGGCTCACCCAGATTGAGTTCGCCCGACTGTTTAAGCTGACACCGCGCCAAGTCGCCGACATTGAAAGAGGAGCGGCCAATCCTACTGCGCAAACGCTAGACAAAATAGGTCGCGCATTCGGTTTCCAAATCGGCTTTATTCCGATCGCTGCTGGGGCGACAACGGCCTCTCGCGAAGATGAGAAATCTGCCGGGCCACATTGA
- the gcvA gene encoding transcriptional regulator GcvA: MGQYLPMNALRAFDAAARHGNFSRAAEELCITQGAVSRHIAVLETHLGIKLFVRKHRRIELTEEARRYHKRLQVAFDEIRSATSEICASSKHNVLKLRCLPTFAMRWLIPRLARFREQYPQVEIQVSTSQQSPANFEAQGIDASIEYGLGQWPGLEAKHLFDELLIVVCGPKLANGMPVPRYPHELDHHVLLHSLQRPDFWRQWLQTAGAPQVPANTGLRFENSGLACQAAIDGLGIAIVHLPLIERDLETGRLIAPFNLIVRNQMAFYLAYPTEKSDLPALVAFRAMAAR, from the coding sequence ATGGGCCAATACTTGCCCATGAATGCGCTACGAGCCTTCGATGCTGCGGCGCGTCATGGCAATTTCAGTCGAGCGGCGGAAGAGCTTTGCATTACCCAAGGGGCCGTCAGCAGGCATATCGCGGTACTTGAGACCCACCTCGGAATAAAGTTATTTGTTCGTAAGCATCGTCGCATCGAACTGACGGAAGAGGCTCGACGATATCATAAGCGGCTTCAGGTTGCGTTTGACGAGATAAGGTCCGCGACGTCCGAGATCTGCGCGTCGTCAAAACACAATGTCCTAAAGCTTAGGTGTTTACCCACCTTTGCCATGCGCTGGTTGATCCCTCGCCTCGCGAGGTTTCGCGAGCAATATCCGCAGGTGGAAATTCAGGTCTCAACCTCACAACAATCCCCTGCCAATTTTGAAGCGCAAGGCATCGATGCCTCGATCGAGTACGGATTGGGCCAGTGGCCTGGGCTCGAGGCCAAACATCTGTTCGACGAACTGCTCATCGTCGTATGCGGCCCCAAGCTTGCGAATGGAATGCCGGTCCCGCGCTATCCGCACGAACTCGATCATCACGTTCTTCTCCATTCCTTGCAGCGCCCGGATTTTTGGCGGCAATGGCTCCAGACTGCAGGCGCGCCGCAGGTCCCGGCCAACACGGGCCTACGATTTGAAAACTCGGGGCTCGCGTGCCAAGCAGCTATCGACGGCCTTGGTATTGCAATTGTGCATCTTCCCTTGATTGAAAGGGATCTCGAAACCGGCCGACTGATCGCACCGTTCAATCTCATTGTCCGCAACCAGATGGCATTCTATCTCGCTTATCCAACCGAAAAGAGCGATTTGCCGGCACTTGTCGCGTTCCGCGCAATGGCTGCTCGGTGA
- a CDS encoding SDR family NAD(P)-dependent oxidoreductase, whose product MQISLKSRTAIVTGGSRGIGRAIALAFAEAGASVAILARDKQQVSDTADQISSTTGQRVIGISCDLGNKLQIDQAWSRLSPDFSHVDVLVNNAGNAAHEPISGVEWDALQSDFMLKVGGALYLTQRCLSGMRARRWGRVVNILSIAAKAGTGAAPSALSRAAGLSMTKLLANECAPDNVLINAICLGSIETDQWKRMHRSTAPQASYEDFVLQKGKSVRLGRLGTVTEVANVACFLASDLASFVTGTAINVDGGNCPVP is encoded by the coding sequence GTGCAGATTTCGCTGAAAAGCCGAACCGCAATCGTAACGGGCGGAAGCCGAGGCATTGGCCGAGCGATAGCTCTGGCGTTCGCCGAGGCCGGCGCTTCTGTTGCAATTCTCGCCCGAGATAAACAACAAGTGAGTGATACCGCCGACCAGATAAGTAGCACAACCGGTCAGCGCGTGATTGGAATCTCATGTGATCTCGGAAACAAATTGCAGATTGACCAGGCCTGGTCGAGGCTCTCCCCCGACTTCAGTCATGTTGACGTCCTCGTTAACAACGCAGGCAACGCTGCCCACGAGCCAATATCGGGAGTTGAGTGGGACGCACTCCAGTCCGATTTCATGCTGAAAGTCGGAGGGGCACTTTACTTAACTCAGCGTTGCCTCTCTGGAATGCGAGCAAGACGCTGGGGACGAGTTGTCAATATTCTCAGCATTGCGGCAAAGGCCGGTACCGGCGCCGCTCCGTCGGCGCTGAGCCGGGCGGCCGGCCTATCCATGACGAAGCTGCTGGCTAACGAATGCGCGCCGGATAACGTCCTTATCAACGCCATCTGCCTTGGATCGATCGAAACCGACCAGTGGAAACGAATGCACCGGTCCACCGCACCGCAAGCGAGCTACGAAGACTTCGTTTTGCAGAAAGGAAAGAGCGTGCGTCTCGGTCGGCTTGGAACTGTGACCGAGGTTGCGAATGTGGCCTGCTTTCTAGCCTCGGACCTAGCCTCGTTCGTAACGGGAACAGCCATTAATGTCGATGGAGGCAATTGTCCCGTACCGTAA